One Pseudanabaena sp. FACHB-2040 DNA window includes the following coding sequences:
- a CDS encoding phosphoketolase family protein, with amino-acid sequence MTQAIAREAQSGTLAPDLLRKMDAYWRAANYLSVGQIYLLDNPLLKEPLTLDHVKPRLLGHWGTTPGLNFIYVHLNRAIKQYDLNAIYIAGPGHGGPGLVANTYLEGSYSDYYSNISQDAEGMKKLFKQFSFPYGIPSHVAPETPGSIHEGGELGYSIAHAYGAAFDNPDLLVCCVVGDGEAETGPLATAWHSNKFLNPARDGAVLPILHLNGYKIANPTILARMSERELESLFVGYGYKPYFVEGSEPEAMHQLMAETLDTIIGETKAIQHEARTSGLKERPQYPMIILRSPKGWTGPKEVDGKKTEGFWRSHQVPFAEMKSNPEHLKLLEDWMKSYRPEELFDENGRLIEELAELAPQGQRRMGDNPHANGGAILHDLRMPDFRDYAFEMSAPGTEYAEATRIMGTFLRDVMKLNLDRANFRLFGPDETASNRLSSVFEVSDRTWLEDIYPYDDHLSPEGRVMEILSEHTCQGWLEGYLLTGRHGLFSCYEAFIHIVDSMFNQHAKWLESCNHIEWRRPVASLNYLLTSHVWRQDHNGFSHQDPGFLDVVANKKASVTRIYLPPDANTLLSVTDHCLRSHNYINVIVAGKQAALQYLDMDAAVKHCTLGIGIWEWASNDQGGEPDVVMASCGDVPTLEALAAVDILRQNFPDLKVRFVNVVDLMKLQPESEHPHGLSDRKFDSLFTTDKPIIFAFHGYPWLIHRLTYRRTNHKNLHVRGYKEEGTTTTPFDMVVRNDVDRFHLAMDVIDRVPKLQNVGAHVQQKLHEKLVEHVHYISTYGDDMPEIQDWKWPYSGQPSDQSPQDVATPDAADESESVRSDA; translated from the coding sequence ATGACCCAAGCGATCGCACGTGAAGCTCAATCGGGCACCCTTGCCCCCGACCTGCTGCGTAAAATGGACGCCTACTGGCGGGCAGCCAACTATCTTTCAGTGGGCCAAATATATTTGCTCGATAATCCCCTGCTTAAAGAGCCGCTGACCTTGGATCACGTGAAGCCTCGATTGCTAGGCCATTGGGGCACCACACCGGGGCTAAATTTTATCTATGTTCACCTCAACCGCGCTATTAAACAGTACGACCTGAATGCAATCTACATTGCGGGGCCGGGGCATGGTGGACCTGGCCTGGTTGCCAATACCTATCTAGAAGGCAGTTACAGCGACTACTATTCCAACATTTCTCAAGATGCCGAGGGCATGAAAAAGCTGTTTAAGCAGTTTTCGTTTCCCTACGGCATTCCCAGCCATGTCGCGCCAGAGACACCCGGCTCGATTCACGAAGGAGGAGAACTGGGCTACTCCATTGCCCATGCGTATGGAGCCGCTTTTGATAACCCGGATTTGCTGGTCTGCTGTGTCGTAGGCGATGGCGAAGCGGAGACAGGGCCTCTGGCAACGGCCTGGCACTCCAACAAGTTTCTCAACCCGGCCCGCGATGGAGCCGTGCTGCCCATTCTGCACCTAAATGGCTACAAAATTGCCAACCCAACGATTTTGGCCCGCATGAGCGAGCGGGAGCTAGAGAGCCTATTTGTGGGCTATGGTTACAAGCCCTACTTTGTCGAAGGCTCTGAACCCGAAGCCATGCACCAGCTCATGGCCGAAACTCTAGATACCATCATTGGGGAGACTAAGGCGATTCAGCACGAGGCTCGCACCAGCGGTTTGAAAGAGCGGCCCCAATATCCCATGATCATCTTGCGATCGCCCAAAGGCTGGACTGGCCCCAAGGAAGTAGATGGTAAAAAAACGGAGGGTTTTTGGCGATCGCACCAGGTGCCTTTTGCTGAGATGAAGAGCAATCCAGAGCACCTAAAGCTGCTGGAAGACTGGATGAAGAGCTATCGACCGGAGGAGCTGTTTGACGAAAACGGCAGGCTGATCGAAGAACTGGCCGAATTGGCACCGCAAGGCCAACGGCGCATGGGCGACAACCCCCATGCCAACGGTGGGGCCATACTGCACGACCTGCGGATGCCGGACTTTCGAGATTACGCCTTTGAGATGAGCGCTCCCGGCACTGAATACGCCGAAGCCACCCGCATTATGGGTACCTTCCTGCGCGATGTGATGAAGCTCAACTTAGATAGGGCCAACTTCCGCCTTTTTGGCCCCGACGAGACGGCCTCTAATCGACTGAGCTCGGTATTTGAGGTGAGCGATCGCACTTGGCTAGAAGACATCTACCCCTACGACGATCACCTCTCGCCCGAGGGACGCGTCATGGAGATTTTGAGCGAGCATACCTGTCAAGGCTGGCTGGAGGGCTACCTGCTCACTGGGCGACACGGCCTCTTCTCCTGCTACGAGGCGTTTATCCATATTGTCGATTCGATGTTTAACCAGCACGCTAAGTGGCTGGAAAGCTGCAACCACATTGAGTGGCGGCGGCCCGTGGCCTCGCTCAACTACCTGCTCACCTCCCATGTTTGGCGGCAGGACCACAATGGCTTTAGCCACCAAGACCCCGGCTTTCTAGACGTAGTAGCCAACAAGAAGGCCAGTGTCACTCGAATCTACCTACCGCCCGACGCCAACACCCTGCTCTCGGTAACTGATCACTGCTTGCGCAGCCACAACTATATCAATGTCATTGTGGCGGGTAAACAAGCGGCTCTCCAGTACCTCGATATGGATGCTGCCGTGAAGCACTGCACCCTAGGCATTGGCATTTGGGAATGGGCTAGTAATGACCAGGGAGGAGAACCGGATGTGGTGATGGCCTCCTGCGGCGACGTTCCTACCCTGGAAGCCTTGGCGGCAGTGGATATCCTGCGGCAGAACTTTCCCGATCTCAAGGTGCGATTTGTCAACGTCGTTGATCTGATGAAGCTGCAGCCAGAGAGCGAACACCCGCATGGACTGAGCGATCGCAAATTTGACTCCCTGTTTACGACCGACAAGCCCATCATCTTCGCCTTTCACGGCTATCCCTGGCTGATCCACCGGCTTACTTACCGGCGCACCAACCACAAAAACCTCCATGTCCGGGGCTACAAAGAGGAAGGTACGACCACAACCCCCTTCGACATGGTGGTGCGAAACGATGTGGATCGTTTTCATCTAGCGATGGATGTCATCGATCGCGTGCCCAAACTCCAGAACGTGGGTGCCCATGTTCAGCAAAAGCTGCACGAAAAGCTGGTCGAGCACGTCCACTACATCTCAACCTATGGCGACGACATGCCCGAGATCCAAGACTGGAAATGGCCCTACTCCGGCCAACCGTCTGACCAAAGTCCTCAAGATGTAGCTACCCCCGATGCTGCAGACGAATCAGAGAGCGTGCGCTCAGACGCTTAA